In Mus caroli chromosome 9, CAROLI_EIJ_v1.1, whole genome shotgun sequence, a single window of DNA contains:
- the Ripply2 gene encoding protein ripply2, producing the protein MDTTERAESAHSPARPPSRSRCPPPAQPRSEGFWRPWVRTPGEKEKRTGSRAAEALPSGPGMAEASGKLLQYQHPVRLFWPKSKCXDYLYQEAETLLKNFPIQATISFYEDSDSEDEAEGLACENQSN; encoded by the exons ATGGATACCACCGAGAGAGCGGAGAGCGCGCACAGCCCAGCACGTCCGCCCTCGCGCAGCCGCTGCCCGCCGCCCGCGCAGCCCCG GTCCGAGGGCTTCTGGAGACCGTGGGTTCGAACtcctggagagaaagagaagcggACGGGGTCCCGTGCTGCAGAGGCG TTGCCCAGTGGCCCAGGAATGGCAGAAGCTTCCGGGAAGCTTTTGCAATACCAACACCCCGTCAG ACTATTCTGGCCCAAGTCCAAGTGTTANGACTACTTATATCAAGAAGCAGAAACTCTTCTGAAAAATTTCCCAATTCAAGCTACAATTTCGTTTTATGAAGATTCTGATAGTGAAGATGAAGCAGAGGGGCTGGCCTGTGAAAATCAATCTAATTAG